From the genome of Littorina saxatilis isolate snail1 unplaced genomic scaffold, US_GU_Lsax_2.0 scaffold_486, whole genome shotgun sequence:
ccgaaaacacgtactaaaaATTATTgcgggggtcccgggacgcactaaaacGACAGAGCGGGTCCACGGACGCACCAACTTAACGTTATCGTGCGTACCCTTGGTACTGTTTTAATCTACTGTTGTTGTCAGTTAAGTCGAGTGCAAGCACCAATGCTTATAGTTTCACACAGGAACAACTTATATCGGAAAGAAggctaactcacacacacacacacacatacataaacacacacacacacatactcacacacacactcacacacacacatacacacacatacatacacacacacacacactcccgcacacacacacacacccacacacccccccacacacacacacacacacacacacttagagGCACATTGACACGCTTTGAATTTGAGGCTCCTGCAGTTTtcgaccctctaaaactctgctGAACCCTCTAAATAttcaaagtgggggtcccgggacacTCTACGAGTCTGTTGGGAGCCCTGCATATAATTGCCAAGAGCAGCGTACCGCTTGTCGGATTGTCGGAACGTCTCAAGCTGGCAAAAAAGTCTTCACGAGCGAGTTCGTCGTGTCGAATGAAGAAAGTCAGGGCTGCTGTTTGACCTTCAGCAAACGTAGCTTCACATCCTTTCTCTCCTTCAACTGCTGTACAAACAGACAAATGGCGCAGCTATTCATTGTCCGTAGATGTGCATTAAACTACACCTATGCATACTTAACATGACACCATATCATTCTGAAGACTTTGAGAGCAACTATGAAACCGAAGAAATCCATATGCTGAGAATGAAGATGGAACATAATTATGGTTATGAATCTCCTTCCCACCTGACCGGTCATGTCAATAATTCCAGATGTGACCAGGCTTCGCCGTGTAATGGGAGAATGTGTTATATTTAAATACACATAGACAATTCATAGCGTGTCTGCGTTCTGTACAtattatacatttttcaattaatAAAATAATGCCGCGCGTGTTGGTGTCAGTAACTAAATATAGTTAACTCTTGTGGGAATGTATCCAGACCGTTGACGTTTTGTACGTGATCATATTGGCTGATGctcaacagaagtcagactttcgaacatataaTATAGGTAAGCATGCATGATATACGTGACGTCATATGAATCCTGGCATATTGATGTTATgccaaacatccggttatctcgagtcttCTCCGGCTTCGACTCGttggcattatacttgtctcgtatAAATattggaccctattgctacgctgaaagcaCAATAGATGTAATAGGGTGAGAGCACAGATTACAACAGAAGCTGAGAAACATGACATCAAATGACCCGACAACTTTCAAACTCGGATGCACGAAACACACCCATTGTAAACGAGACTTCCGGATCAGGCGTCGAGGCCTTGTGTGGGATGTAAATAGACGCAGCAATGAGTAAAAAAACATAACAACACACGTATTATCGCATTAAAAGTGTACGAAATaaattacacaatgttctagGGTAACTCTCGTTGGGAATCCCTCGCaactttctttgtttagttaGTGGGGCACTCACGGGGGTCTCCGCAAGCCTCAACCCCCGTCAGTGCCCTACTAAACAAAGAGCATTTCTCGGGATTCCCAACGTGAGTTATCGATATaacattgtgtaatctctatgtaaGCAATGTTTCTGATATGTGAGTGTTTTTAGGGGTGTAATGCAGCCCATTCAAGGGACATACCATGACTCAACTGATACGTTAAGAAACGCCAGTATTGTATTTTGCAGCATTCTAGAGTTGAACGTACTTATATTCACTGCAAAACAAGCCAGTAAATATGACGCGTTTAGGTTGACTTACCGTCAGATGTGTCTGTTCGCATCGCACGGCTATGTGCCAAGCCAAGAAGACAAAAGATGAGTGTTGTTCTGATAAGGTACGGAGTGATCGCCATTGCTACTTTCAAAGAGGCTTCTTGGAAACTTCTGTGCCTAGAAGAAAAGCAATCATTGTAAAACACATTTGCTTGCATTAACCAAATACTGTTGTAAAAATAATTATATCAAACATTATTGCTTAATTGCCTGAAGTTGTTGCTGatgtattttattttcatttaaaGTAGCTATCACCATCGATATTATAATTATTGGATACCCATCATAGAGCAGTTGGTGATAACAATATTTATTTTCCATCGACATTGTTATAGCTGAAACGCGTCATCGTCACAATTCGTCAACATAAAATGGGCATGCTCTCTGTTTATACTGTTTTGACACATAACCTACACAATCTGCTTCGGCTACTACTTTGCATACTGCAACCCTAAACTAACACTATTGGATTAGCGTTTGTAAACCTGTTGATACAGAAAGCGCCAGTTCTCACAAAAGTGTGAGTTATCTTGCAGGGTATCAGCGCCCATTACTCACGAAAAGACTGGACATGAGCAGAACAATTGACATTTCGCGCAAGCATGTATCATTGTTGACCCTCTTTGTAGCAGTTAACATCCTGCAAAAACCGAAAACAGCTTCCCACACAGTCACACATCCTTCGCATGCATCTTGATTCGTCTGCTGCAAGAGCTTCGACAATATTATCAACACCGCAGTCCGTCGACATCGACAAAGACTTGGACGCTTTCTTCAACAAAGAAAATGAGCCAGACGATGTCATCGATTGAGCCTGTCGCATGTCACTGTCTTCAGTCCCTGCCATCTTTCAAAGACAACACGTCTGCAAGTAACAGTAATATACTTCGCTGAAAGGCTGTTCCTTGTTCAATCCACTGAAATGGTTTGCCTTTTGTGTGGTCTGTTTCGACCATCATTTGGTTTCTTGTTTACTTTtaaatgtgttatttttgtctgaAAAAATTAACATTaattgaaaaataaaagttATAGCAGCGAAGTtgcaaaagtttaaaaaaacaatccaACGTCTCCAAACACGGAGTAGCCTCCTTTGCCTTTCACTTCCGACTTCATAATGTTCCGAAATCGAATGCGATAACATATGTATCGTTATATGTGACTATATATGATATCCTCATTTATGAGTCCCAATGTCTCAAAAGGCGGACTCATATCAGGTCTCGGATCACGCCTCGATCTAATATGAGTCCACCTTTCTCGACATTGGGACTGATACATGTAGATATCACAAATccgcccaggcttttacatataTGAGAtaacaccatccctccactttgacataTCATTATGAACATTCATAATTGTGACTGCTTCCAATGCAGTGTTGGATTTGTTTGTGTTACATTTCAAACATTTCATACAAAATCCCATTTTTCATAAGATGTGTGTCAACGTGAAAACAGACTCGTGTATCCATTGTAAAATCTGACCAGTTCTGAGAAGATAATTACACATTGACATGCTTCCATtcgaaacttcgaggtcgtcatcgagGATTGACGCCTGACCAAAGCTAATTATTGAAGCCGGACGGAGCAAAGCGACGCTTTGGTGGGGCGTCAATTCACAATGAcaacctcgaagtttcaaaacGAAGCATgtcaatgttattgtaattcaatctgacgacaatttcatgcggttgtaaacagaccaGAATTGGTTCTATTCTGTTCACATACTaatttcagtccacctacctgcaagggtcaagtcccaagaaatatgtctccgtattcctatcttatcactctgctcctggtgttgttgtttttttttcacatacatttacctttcttttttgacgggtttctggacagcaaattCTAAACAATATCTGTTCATcccaaaagcgatctttggaactGACTGACGCAGTCCGGAAGAGTTtctgcatcaacttacgtcaagTATTTGACGTCATCCCTTCGCATAACGTATGGTATCAGTATTTCCTTGGCCTTCATAAGTATTTCCTACTtttaaaatgaccctcaaagctaaccgagactagttgaggttgtatcaatgcgcctcgccagcaggtggtcATTGGATTTGTTTAACAAGTGTACATCGACAATTGATGAACGGTAATtgttaatgagttggggcattctgaccaatcacaggatctgtttcattaacaCGCCAACTTTGTTTTTTGTGAGAAAAAACATGTGCCTTGAAATGCAATGCAAATATTATATCCTTGTGATCATCATACGACTTGCAATATCTAAACTACTTCCCGATTCAAAAAGCAATATAAAAAGGGTAACACTCACAAAATATTTCCTTGTAAATGTGTATCTCGATGAAAGCAAAACCGCAACTCGACTTTAACAGTAAACAGTATAGATACAGATTTAGTTAAGTTAACAACTTTTATTTGTCGCTCGCCCTGGCTCTTGAATGATCTGATAATGACGAAGAATCGTCCAGTATTGCTGCTGTTCCTGTATTGTGCTTGTTTTGCAAAGACTTCCAAAAAATGTAAGTACATTTACATCATCACAATTCAGCAAAACACAATAAtataacgacaacaacaaaaacatacaaatccACGCATATAAAACAATCTAACAAATGACctaacacagaaacaaacagtcaATTAATGTAGTTAACAAGATGTAAttgcttgcatgtgtgtgtgtgtggaattcAATAATGCAATAAACAACACCGAAGTCGCAAGGATAACTTCTACAACGAATAGTCAGAACCTACCCAATATCTGAGCCTTGAATTTGGAACACTTCAGCCGGCATAGTCGCGGTTTTTGGCACTGTACTTTTTGAGGTTATTTGTTTCCATCTGTTGCCGTCatctgtttgtttgctgttgtttttgatcTA
Proteins encoded in this window:
- the LOC138954841 gene encoding uncharacterized protein isoform X2, encoding MAITPYLIRTTLIFCLLGLAHSRAMRTDTSDVEGEKGCEATFAEGQTAALTFFIRHDELAREDFFASLRRSDNPTSEIVICDRKSPVKCDIYNPRYKSKGIANDSFTVLIPNITREFEDTYVFETYAKDEHQSTIECKLTVTGN
- the LOC138954841 gene encoding uncharacterized protein isoform X1; its protein translation is MAITPYLIRTTLIFCLLGLAHSRAMRTDTSDAVEGEKGCEATFAEGQTAALTFFIRHDELAREDFFASLRRSDNPTSEIVICDRKSPVKCDIYNPRYKSKGIANDSFTVLIPNITREFEDTYVFETYAKDEHQSTIECKLTVTGN